The segment ttatcatatcaatcatatgtgattggtaacccgcatgcacaaggatttattacactgtcagctgttttaccaagtatggtACTATAAATGTTTTTCCAAAACATCTTTATTTGactctcgcgctgtatgttttacttcaaaaccagttacagcagtattttaaacaaaggttttctttacttataaagttatattcTAAACTTGTTATGAAATATTTTCAAGGATTTCTAACGGTTttcaaaacttattttacaaaaggataccaattcatgattttcttaaatgtaaaggttttccaaagtttttgttaaagttttcttccatgcttTTATGCTTCTACTTCGTAGGATACTACCACTTCgttatgcttctacttcgttagacGCTACCACTTCGTTATGCTTCTACTttgtgaaacgcttctactttgttaacgcttctactttgtgaaacgcttctactttgttaaatgcttctacttagttaactgcatgcctgtacttgtatagttatattaataatgtttaaaggacttaggaaggctagtttgccctatttccttttcctcgtttggatgtggtctggtgggatcggatatccgtccgaaggtcgtttaatcattaattatatatcatgtatacatgtatagacataaaggtttacatcaaccagttcatttcccttgggtagcaagggcatcctcccacTCGTCACTCATAGATCATAGACagtagtaactattataggaatagttaggaagctctattcactctttctagtacgcAAATTTcaaaggagtcagttcagttgtgagtctctatcgttagtccaacacttacatcagaagtcactatacgagatgcatcttcaagaagcGGATCtccccgttgtcaagttggtaaccagagtctcctgtagggagagcgggcattgtgtgtatagatctatacgggattcacacccccgcaccctgactgctagctacagtccacaacctaccaagccaaggggtgacaaatgtcatgtttattccgacgcttgcagggcgtcaagtactctagtttcgatcagcatggttacgagtatctccgtGTTTACCTTatcattcatggccttaaggtaacgagaattaacactgtatttctgaaacaacactcttaggatcactctttgttttagaccttgctagctgtatctttcatttgatactgtctggggtctgtgtttctttgttttagaccttgctagctgtatctttcatttgatactatctggggtctgtgtttctttgttttagaccttgctagctgtatctttcatttgatactgtctggggtctgttttctttgttttagaccttgctagctgtatcgttcatttgatactgtctggggtctgtgtttcattgttttagaccttgctagctgtatcgttcattcgataccgtctggggtctgtgtttccttttgttaaactgagccaggcgtatcattcattcgatactctcctggagcctatgatttcttttgccttagtcagcagtatttctgctgaggcatatgttattttcccctagtatttttactagtgatactctcctactttctttaaagtcataTACCGTATTGTAGTAATGATAGTGTTTAatggaaaattactctttaaaacataacactgtcgagtcgtggtagaagactgcttttaattagaaaatataggatttctggaaaggacgctagttcaccgtagattctaaactactacttttgaTAAAGTTATTTTGAGTAAAATACTTACTTACACAGACGAcactaaacacttatgaactcaccagcattataaaaatgctgatactcgctttcaaaataacttgtattctcaggtcagcaatagacaggtacacccgggagctttGTGAAGTCAGCCttgaaccgagctgcatctatactagtttctgtattactttgatgtctctataaaaatgtaacttatgtagaactattactattaatgcaatggttgttgtactttgattacaatactgcatatgttgtgatacttgacatgacgtcatccaccccagaacgtttccgccgttccggttttggggtgtgacactcctCGACTCAAGACTCCTTCTAAAAAATTACTGCTAGGTACTTGTACTCAGTACATACAAAGCAAATAGCAGATAATATCAATCAATAGcattccctaggctaaggcatcatgaatcaggcaactctagccctaatttctgaaatacctagcctatcccctagcatgcagctctaatatcccataatataaacaagtaatggtattttgggaaatcaccgttcgggctctggctgattgtacacactactccatctcgttttctttttaaaaatcttactcgttttagaaaaatcatttatttaaaaaaatattctcaaatcctcagtttgagttcaaacatacCCGAGAggacatccgaatccctcaaaccaaggctttgataccaacttgtaacaccgtgaatttccaagaaaaattttcattttataatcacataaatatcatcaacacatatcacaaaataaCCAAAATGTCAAATTATCGAAAACACATGTTCATAGTTGTTTgaataaaatccaggatcctcataaacataactccatctcgtgtgtacaatcaagttggcgccttcccgtgatcctaagaattatttgaaacacataacacataacacggtaaggacaaagcttagtgattccccaaaatatcacatacatctcattagcctctcatggctatatctcgaataagaccctccggtcaatgtgtctcagtagaACCCTTCGATTCCATAACTCgagtggaccctctggtcctatccTAACTATACACAggataatacacaacataaatcataaaacagaatgcatgatatcacatatctcagtataagcacataagatcaACATATACACAGATTACAATAACAACATAAGTCACTAAGACAATATGCACGATAACACATTATAAACAactacgaccctccggtcaataatgtactaagaccctccTATTAATAgtgaataagaccctccggtcacacataaattaccacACATGTAAGTACAGCGAGAAGACTCATCTCGGATGGCGGACAGATCCTATAAATGTTGCTGTTGTTGTACTTTGACCTCTAACACCGAGCCAGACCCACAATTAACCTCATTATGATCTAAGACCATACCTTCACATATTAGGTCTAAATATGGTCCACCAACCCGGCCCATAAATAACCCAAGCCCATAAATAAcccaagcccattgggcccaccaaggcctaaTACCAAATAGGTCCACAAAGGTCCACTAAttgcccaactatggcccaatattccaaattgggcccaaaccctcatttgggccttaccctaaagcccatctagaTATTCTAGCCTACatgattgttcttggatggcccatcaatagcccaatcatcaaagcccaatagaaaggcccaactcaaggcccaagcaaAGTtaaggttttcacatgaaatgacgattagggttaagtgttctcatttaacccattaagtccattattccaCCAAGCCATCATACAATGGAATTGGCATGTGTCATACTTCAGTCCACTGGTCCAAACGCGCGTCCCAATAGGTCCAAACCAAtaaacccaaaaattagggtttctaaaccctaattagggtttctagcccaataATGAACCAACCCAGTCCAAGGTTAAGTGTTTAGGTCCATTAGGGTTCCACTAGGCCGGGCACCATCCACTGCCACCTCGGGCGATGGTGATCGGTGGCGGCTCATGGGGGCAGGCGGTAGCAGCCACCATTtctaatggtggtggtggtggtggttgctacCCAAAAAGTGCATAAACAACCTCACACataaaatacacacacacaaccacctcccACGGTGGCTGGTGACGGCTAAGGGTGGCAGAAAAACGATAATGGGTGGCAgtcaccaccttacggtggtgacAGTGGGTTGTCCGCCACAAATACACATAATCCCCACCACAAATACCGAAAACAACACTACATTCGAAAATATGCACGTTCAGCCACCACTTGGCAGCAGACATCGCCGGTAAACGCAAATAGTGGCACGTTCAGGCACCTCTTAGGCGGCAATGACGAATCAGACGTCGCACCCACAAAAGAACGAGAGAGGGAGAAAGGATGGTTTATAGGTGGACTTACCGTGCGGTTCCGGTGGCTCACGACTTGCACAACGACGACACAGATCCATCTTCATCTTCGGCGAAACTCTCGGTGGCTCGCGATGTTGCTGGCAGAGGGTGGCGCTTCAATGACATGGCAGCGAGCGGCAGCCTCATATGATCGGAGATGCGAGAATAAGAGAGATGGCGGCTGAGGAGTTCGAAGTGGCGGCTGCAATGCTAAGGGTTAGGGTTGATCAATGGCGCTCCTTCAACCTGGAATGAAAGGCACGGGTGTAAATCTCGCTCTATACAACTTGATAACAAAAATGGCAGAACCGGACCCTCCCATTCACAATCTCTTCAATTTAACTCCGAAATTTACCTTTTTATCCATCACTTccataattcttttcataataagGCCAAAATTACCAAGCAACCCCTTTTCTACAAATTATTTTCAATTGCAGCccctgccttcataaatattcacaaaaccaatccgaaacttacacttttaacccccaacttctaaaattatgaCGGTCAACTCCTCAAAACCAACACCTTGCTAAATTAttaatgattttagggtttctactCATATTAAcccttatctatttatttatttatttaatatacggGATGTTAccccagataggctgaaggcctacgAGGCGGTcaagtcaggctgaaggctcattatgcatgttgtttgtttatatgcttatatgatatggttatatggcgttggtattttaggggtaactcaTTAAGCCtttgagcttacatttatcgattattattttaggtacttctgatgatcgtgggaaggtgaaggtgtgatcgtacaactcctcatatttcatgattttatgatttggtTCTGGGATACTGTGacattatactattttgaaaaaaaaaattgtaataacttaatgcttgtaaatgttttaaattggcttgaattttatgggtgttacacgtGGGGCTGGTCAGGATCAAGCCCGTTCCCGAGCCTTCCTTGTTGGAAGCTCTTTCCGTGTAGAGGGTCCACTGATGATCAGTCTTTTCTTCTGGGTGTCTTTGTTGGGCCGTGCCAGTCATTTCTTGCTAGAGCTCCCCTGGGATTTCCAACAGGAAGTCTGCCAGTGCCTGCCCTTTGATGCTTATCCTAGGATGGTAGCTGATGTCATGCTCTCCTAGTTCTATAGCCCATTTTGCAAGGCATCCGGATGTCTCTCGTCTCAAGAGTACCTGCTTGATCAGGAAACTAGTTAATACCTCTATATGGTGGGCTTGGAAATACCGACAGAGTCGCCGTGCCGCGTAGATTAAAGCGAGCACCAGCTTTTCGATGATTGGGTAGTTAATTTCTGGCCCCTGCAAGGCCCGACTCATGAAGTAGATCGGTAGTTGCCGTCCTTGAATTTCGACTACTATCACTAACGAAATAGCGTCCTTTGATGCGGACAGATAGACCTGCAGCGTCTCGCCCGGTACTGGTCTGGCTAAAGTGGGGAGCATGTGTTATGCCTTTCTTATTTTCTGTAGAGCGGATTCGGCCTCCGTTGTCCATCGGAAGTTGTTCTTCTCTATGCATCCCTTAACTGTTTGGAACAAAGGTATGGCTTTCTCGGCTGACTTAGAGATGAACCGATTGAGTGCTGTTAGTTTTCCATTCAACCCTTGGGCATCTCTTAGTGTGTTTGGAGAGGGTGTCTCTTCAAGCTCACTGATTTTGACTGGCTTGGTTGGATTCCCTCACATAGTACCCCAGAAACTGTCCTTCTTCTACCCCAAAGGTGCACTTTGTTGGGTTTAGCTTCATCTTAGCTTTCTCCAAAGTTTGCAACATCTCATCCACATCGTGTAGTAACCTTCGCTCGTTTGGGCTCTTGATGACCATGGCATCAACATAAACTTCAATGTTTCTGCCGATTTGATTAACAAACAGAGAGTTGACCAGTCATTGGTAGGTTGCCCCGACGTTCTTTAATCTGAATGAAATTTTTGTATAGCAGAAAGCGACGTGATCTGTGTAAAAGGTTGTTTTCTCTTCGTCATTCTTGCTCATTAGGATTTGGTGATATCCCTTGTATGCATCCAAGAAATATTTCCACTAGAAACCCTGTAGGGATTCCACCTTCTGGCCTATCTCCGGTAGTGGGTAACAATCCTTTGGGCATGCTTTATTGAGGTCCGAATAGTCGATACACATGCGCCATATGTTGTCATGCTTCTTCACCATTACTGGGTTAGCAATCCATGTAGGGAAAATCGCTTCCCTAAGGATCCCATCGCTGGTCAACTTGGACACTTCTGCATTAATTGCCTTGTTTCGATCTCCTCCTTGGTCTCGCTTCTTTTGTTTTACTTCTTTGGCCCCTGGTTTTATCATTAGCTTGTGTTCTATGATCCCCCGGTCGACCCCAACCATGTCTGTGGGTGTCCAGGCGAACACATGTTTATATTTTTGTAATAGTCGATCCAGCTCTTGCCTTTTTACTGTGGGAAGATTTGTTCCCACATTTACTTGTTGGTCTGGGTACTCTCTGTTAATTACTTCCCCTCCTCTTGACGAGTCTGACTTCGATCTCTTGGCCTCGGCTGAGATGTCTTTTGGTTGCATGATCTCGTTGCATTTGATCTCCCTTGGAGGGGTGGCTAGGATTGTCCCCGGGCCCTGGCTCATGCTGAATTCCACTATTCCATGGATTGTTTACGAGATTGCTCCGAAATTTAGTAGGGCAGTCCGTCCTAATATGACATTGTGTTCGGATAGGTGTCGTATGACCACAAAATCTACAAGGGCGGTCCGTTGCTTGGTCTTGTCTTGATTAGTTAGCGTAAATGGTAACTGAATCATACCTAGGGGCCACATGTTGTATCATGTGAACCCTGTGAGCTGGCCTGCGGTTGGCCTTAGTCCTTCCTTCCATGCGTCTGGCAGTAGCAGACCACAAAATGTTTGTAAAGCTTCCTGTGTCAACGTATACCCGGTGGACCATGATGTCTCGAATGAACCCATGGATGATAAGGGGGTTGTCCCCTTTCCAATCGGTTGGGCTTGGGTCGGTCACAGAGAACGTTAGCCCTTGTATGGTTTTCGTGATGCTGCGTACACCGGTTGTGTGTTCTACTCTCCCCCTTTTATGGTGAATCGTGAGGATTTCTTGCCTGTAATCGGCTCTTCCACTATCGTCTTTGGGATTCTCTGCATTGAATTTGGCCCGCATACTCTTGGCAATTTCTATCAAGTTTCCCTTCAGTTGCTTCTCTTCCATTTCCCTTTTTAAGACTGAGCAATTGACCGTATCGTGTGTCCTACTCTTGTGGTATTCGTAGTATCGTGCCTCAATGCCCTTTGCTGCTGGTTTTTCAGTGACAATGTAGACTTCTGCTCGTCTTCCCCGCCTCTCGTTTTTGATGAAAGGTTTGAACTGTCCCTGCGGTCGTCCATTTCGTCAAGAACCTGCCTCCTCCTCGAGAATTATGGTGGGGAGTAGACCGGTGGTGTCGTTTCCCGGCTGAGGAAGACATAGCGTTAAGGTATGCTTGCTGCGACGCTTCGCCTTCTTCTTGGCATAAGAATCGTTCCACTCGCTCCTTTAGTTCTAATCTTGTCTGGGGGTTTCTTGCCCATGAGTTTCTAAGATAGCGAACCTGGTAGTAATCCGCAAGTGAACGCTCCTGCAATCAACCCCTCACCGTGTTGTAGGACGTCTAGTGTTGCCTTGGTGAATCTGGCAAAATAGTCCTTGACTGTTTCCCCCTCCCTTTGTTTACATCCGATGATGGACTGACAATCACCTTTGTACTTCCGGAGATGCATGAAGTTGGTTAGAAAAAGATAGTTTAGTTGGCTAAAGTTACTGATGCTGCTCGGGCGCAGTGTCTTGAACCACGTCCCTACGTTGTCATCTAGGGTGGTGGGGAAATATGTGCACCAGAATCATTCGTCTAGCTTAAAGAATGTCACTGTCCACTCGTATGTGTCAATGTGGCTGTCTGGGTCTGTGGTACCATCGTACGTTTTGAGGTGGGGTAGTTTGGCGGTGTTGGGGATTTTGTATTTCAACAATTCTTTGACGAAGGGCAACGTGACACTTCGTGAAAGGCAATCTTGGTTTGGTGTCCATTGAACAAAGTGGTACCCTAGTTGTTGCATTGCCAAGAAAGGCTGTACTAGCATGTTATTGTAGGTTGTAAGGTTTGGCGTTGTTGGGCCATAGAAGCTTGACGGCTGAAACGAGATGGGAAACGTGTGAGCCATGGGTATTTGTTGGTAAGGCGTGAATGGAGGCGTTGACACGGTGCTCATTACCAATGGCGGGTGGTTTTGTGGTTGTGATATGACACTTGGGCCGGTTGTGGTGTTGTTCGTCGATGCTACATGTGTGTATGTGGGCAATCCGTTTACCAGTGGTGCTATGGGAGTTGTTTGTTGTGGGTCGTTTGTGGTTTGGGCAGATGGTGGTAGAGGGTTGTAGTCGGTGTTGTTAAATCCAATGGTGTTAGGAAAAAACAGTGATCGAGGAGGTACAATGTATGGATTGGGTACGCTGCTATTGGGGAATGGTGGTGGAGTTGCGTAAGTCAGCATGGGTAGTGGTGTTTGGCTCTGGGCTACGACAGACAGCATGGTTGCTGCAAGAGGAGGTGGCAGGCCACCGGATGATGGCGCTGCTGCAAGAGGAGGTGGTGGGCCTTCAGATGATGGCGTTGCTGCAAGAGGAGGT is part of the Lactuca sativa cultivar Salinas chromosome 7, Lsat_Salinas_v11, whole genome shotgun sequence genome and harbors:
- the LOC111879778 gene encoding leucine-rich repeat extensin-like protein 5, with product MASLEAANTPSTPSSGGPPPPLAATPSSEGPPPPLAAAPSSGGLPPPLAATMLSVVAQSQTPLPMLTYATPPPFPNSSVPNPYIVPPRSLFFPNTIGFNNTDYNPLPPSAQTTNDPQQTTPIAPLVNGLPTYTHVASTNNTTTGPSVISQPQNHPPLVMSTVSTPPFTPYQQIPMAHTFPISFQPSSFYGPTTPNLTTYNNMLVQPFLAMQQLGYHFVQWTPNQDCLSRSVTLPFVKELLKYKIPNTAKLPHLKTYDGTTDPDSHIDTYEWTVTFFKLDE